The following are encoded together in the Candidatus Sericytochromatia bacterium genome:
- a CDS encoding dihydroorotate dehydrogenase, whose product MVTALQPDLAVTLGPLRLRSPLTLASGTCGYGLELAPFLDLKRVGAVFTKGLSPLPRPGHAGLRGAEVEAGMLNRIGLQNVGLEAFLAEKLPALQAADLPAIANLAGASLIEYEAMAERLDEAPGLLGLELNVSCPNVTHGGIEFGRDPQVLEGLVRAVRRRTRLPLVVKLAPRADDVGEFARAAEAAGADVLSAINTLPGLAVTPRLVDGRLTAELLRGGLSGPALRPLALRCVAEARRACRLPIIGIGGVASLEDVLAFFAVGARAVQVGTGSFVEPGLAGRLAQELADWLRAGGGDRLEACFPEEVPTW is encoded by the coding sequence ATGGTGACGGCGCTGCAGCCCGACCTGGCGGTGACGCTCGGCCCCTTGCGCCTGCGCTCCCCGCTCACGCTGGCCTCCGGCACCTGCGGCTATGGCCTGGAGCTGGCTCCCTTTCTCGATCTCAAGCGGGTCGGGGCGGTCTTCACCAAGGGCCTGAGCCCGCTGCCGCGGCCCGGGCATGCCGGACTGCGCGGGGCCGAGGTCGAGGCGGGCATGCTCAACCGCATCGGGTTGCAAAATGTGGGCCTTGAGGCCTTCCTGGCCGAGAAGCTGCCGGCCCTGCAGGCCGCCGATCTGCCGGCGATCGCCAACCTCGCGGGCGCCAGCCTGATCGAATACGAGGCCATGGCCGAGCGCCTCGACGAGGCCCCCGGCCTGTTGGGCCTGGAACTGAACGTCTCGTGCCCGAACGTGACGCACGGGGGCATCGAATTCGGCCGCGACCCGCAGGTGCTGGAAGGCCTGGTGCGGGCCGTGCGGCGGCGCACGCGCCTGCCGTTGGTGGTCAAGCTGGCCCCGCGTGCCGACGACGTGGGTGAGTTTGCCCGCGCGGCCGAGGCGGCTGGGGCGGACGTCTTGTCGGCCATCAACACCTTGCCGGGGCTGGCCGTGACCCCGCGCCTGGTTGACGGGCGCCTCACGGCGGAGTTGCTGCGCGGCGGGCTGTCGGGCCCGGCCCTGCGCCCGCTGGCCCTGCGCTGCGTGGCGGAGGCCCGCCGGGCCTGCCGCTTGCCGATCATCGGCATCGGGGGGGTGGCGAGCCTGGAGGACGTGCTGGCCTTCTTCGCGGTGGGGGCGCGGGCCGTTCAGGTTGGCACGGGCAGCTTCGTGGAGCCCGGTCTGGCCGGGCGCCTGGCCCAGGAGCTGGCGGACTGGCTGCGGGCTGGGGGCGGCGATCGCCTGGAAGCCTGTTTCCCCGAGGAGGTTCCGACATGGTGA
- a CDS encoding clostripain-related cysteine peptidase: protein MFRSSRCLSWLMALGLGLSAAACGRAVQPLPAGRSPQGLAAAQAPRSADARRAPGRLPIVSGEGALRSQSGSPAWTLLVHLAADNDLYDFGVGDLNEMEAALPSDGSLEVLVLFDGMEIGDSAVYRIRRDPGGYNDTIVSEKLDLPAIVPPSGEINSGDRATVQRFLEWGARAARGPRTMITFWDHGSGLFRRGGNPLTLGFGWDDDGSNLETADLSGLCAAFKAARGRAAEIVSFDACLMGHGELVYQLEGLAGLYIASEHLIPGTGWDYEGWFERWARLADRSPLAVSNALVDAFARSYQLDRKEVTLSVIDVPRFNGTVLPALDAFVAAALRAMPAQKQAFQQARQRTRRFYNQDCADLGDFLQRVQRDVKDPEVSQAAAVTREALGQAVLREHHTTPNFDGATGAVLYFPTPAQRYNVMYDQPARVRFADRAWRTFLKAYR from the coding sequence GTGTTTCGTTCGTCTCGCTGTCTTTCGTGGCTGATGGCTCTCGGCCTGGGGCTTTCGGCCGCTGCCTGCGGGCGCGCCGTGCAGCCTCTGCCGGCCGGGCGATCGCCGCAGGGGCTCGCAGCCGCCCAGGCGCCTCGCTCCGCCGACGCGCGTCGCGCGCCGGGCCGCCTCCCCATCGTGTCTGGAGAGGGCGCGCTGCGGTCTCAGAGCGGCAGCCCGGCCTGGACCCTGCTGGTGCATCTGGCCGCCGATAACGACCTCTACGATTTCGGCGTGGGCGACCTGAACGAGATGGAGGCCGCCCTGCCCAGCGATGGCTCGCTGGAGGTGCTGGTGCTGTTCGACGGGATGGAGATCGGCGACTCGGCCGTCTATCGCATCCGGCGAGACCCCGGCGGTTACAACGACACGATCGTCTCGGAGAAGCTGGACCTGCCGGCCATCGTGCCGCCTTCCGGCGAGATCAACAGCGGCGATCGCGCGACCGTGCAGCGCTTTCTGGAATGGGGGGCCCGCGCGGCCCGTGGGCCGCGAACCATGATCACCTTCTGGGACCACGGCAGCGGCCTGTTTCGGCGGGGCGGCAACCCGCTGACCCTCGGCTTCGGCTGGGACGATGATGGGAGCAACCTGGAAACCGCCGACCTGAGCGGACTCTGTGCCGCCTTCAAGGCGGCGCGCGGGCGGGCGGCCGAGATCGTGAGCTTCGATGCCTGCCTCATGGGCCACGGGGAGCTGGTTTACCAGCTGGAGGGTCTGGCCGGCCTCTACATCGCCTCCGAACACCTCATCCCGGGCACCGGTTGGGATTACGAGGGCTGGTTCGAGCGCTGGGCGCGCCTGGCTGACCGCAGCCCACTGGCGGTCTCGAACGCCCTGGTTGACGCCTTTGCGCGCTCTTACCAGCTTGACCGCAAGGAGGTCACCCTGTCCGTCATCGATGTGCCGCGCTTCAACGGCACCGTGCTGCCGGCCCTGGACGCCTTCGTGGCGGCGGCGCTGCGGGCAATGCCGGCGCAGAAACAAGCCTTCCAGCAGGCTCGTCAGCGCACCCGGCGCTTCTACAATCAGGATTGCGCCGATCTGGGTGACTTCCTGCAGCGCGTGCAACGTGACGTGAAGGACCCTGAGGTGTCCCAGGCGGCTGCCGTGACCCGCGAAGCCCTCGGGCAGGCGGTGCTGCGGGAGCATCACACGACGCCGAATTTCGATGGCGCCACCGGCGCGGTGCTTTACTTCCCGACGCCCGCCCAGCGCTACAACGTCATGTATGATCAGCCGGCGCGCGTGCGCTTCGCGGATCGGGCCTGGCGGACCTTCCTGAAGGCTTACCGCTGA
- the purB gene encoding adenylosuccinate lyase has product MSGAPGALPAAELFALSPLDGRYRQLVAPLRACFSEAALIQARVAVEVAYLEALLGALGETLSPAEQAWLAALPGQFGEAEAAAVKAIERETNHDVKAVELYLRQRLEAHPTLRARVGWVHLGLTSEDVNNLAWALLTRRALLEVIQPALRDLVASLRELACTTAALPMLARTHGQPATPTTLGKEFGVFLGRLVRAARALAAVPATAKLAGATGTFGAVAVAYPAVDWPAFSDAFVRSLGLTPVPVVTQIEPHDGLAAWFDAAKRLASVLLDLDQDLWRYVSDGWLVQRAVAGETGSSAMPHKVNPIDFENSEGNLGLAIALFEHGARKLPVSRLQRDLSDSTVQRAMGVAWGHLLLGVRMTQRGLSKLAPAPEALAAALQAHPEVLAEAYQVALRAEGQAEAYEALKDLTRGSRITLADLHEFLVRSGASPALQERLRALTPDTFVGEAPRLAALAIAEAEAWLAETAVGA; this is encoded by the coding sequence ATGAGTGGGGCCCCGGGTGCGCTCCCGGCCGCCGAGCTGTTCGCGCTGTCGCCGCTGGACGGGCGCTACCGCCAGCTGGTTGCGCCCCTGCGGGCCTGCTTCTCCGAGGCGGCCCTGATCCAGGCCCGCGTGGCGGTGGAGGTGGCCTATCTGGAGGCGCTGCTGGGGGCGTTGGGTGAGACGCTGAGCCCGGCTGAGCAGGCCTGGCTGGCGGCCTTGCCGGGCCAGTTCGGGGAGGCCGAAGCGGCGGCGGTCAAGGCGATCGAACGCGAGACCAACCACGACGTGAAGGCGGTCGAACTGTACCTGCGCCAGCGTCTGGAAGCCCACCCGACCTTGCGGGCGCGGGTCGGCTGGGTGCATCTGGGCCTGACCAGCGAGGACGTCAACAACCTGGCCTGGGCGCTGCTCACCCGGCGTGCCCTGCTGGAGGTGATCCAGCCTGCCCTGCGCGATCTGGTGGCGAGCTTGCGTGAACTCGCGTGCACGACGGCCGCGCTGCCGATGCTGGCCCGCACGCACGGGCAACCGGCCACGCCCACCACCCTGGGCAAGGAATTCGGGGTCTTTCTCGGGCGTCTGGTGCGGGCCGCCCGCGCCCTCGCCGCGGTGCCCGCGACCGCTAAGCTGGCCGGCGCCACCGGCACCTTCGGGGCCGTGGCGGTGGCCTACCCGGCGGTCGACTGGCCCGCCTTTTCGGACGCCTTCGTGCGCAGCCTGGGGCTGACGCCGGTGCCGGTGGTGACCCAGATCGAGCCGCATGATGGTCTGGCGGCCTGGTTCGATGCCGCCAAGCGCCTGGCCAGTGTGTTGCTGGACCTGGACCAGGACCTCTGGCGCTACGTCTCCGACGGCTGGCTGGTGCAGCGCGCGGTGGCCGGGGAGACCGGCTCCAGTGCGATGCCGCACAAGGTCAACCCGATCGACTTCGAGAACAGCGAGGGCAACCTGGGCCTGGCGATCGCCCTGTTCGAACACGGCGCCCGCAAGCTGCCGGTCAGTCGCCTGCAGCGGGACCTCTCGGACAGCACCGTGCAACGCGCGATGGGCGTGGCCTGGGGGCACCTGTTGCTGGGGGTGCGCATGACCCAGCGCGGCCTGAGCAAGCTCGCGCCGGCCCCGGAGGCTCTGGCGGCCGCCTTGCAGGCGCACCCGGAGGTGCTGGCCGAGGCCTACCAGGTGGCCCTGCGCGCCGAGGGGCAGGCCGAGGCCTACGAGGCGCTCAAAGACCTCACCCGCGGCAGCCGCATCACGCTGGCCGACCTGCACGAATTTCTGGTCCGCAGTGGGGCGTCGCCCGCGTTGCAGGAACGGCTGCGGGCGCTCACGCCGGACACCTTCGTGGGCGAGGCGCCGCGCCTGGCGGCCCTGGCGATCGCCGAGGCCGAGGCCTGGCTGGCGGAGACGGCCGTCGGCGCTTGA
- the pyrF gene encoding orotidine-5'-phosphate decarboxylase, with protein sequence MVRPSTLEKLDARLAQVRAGLCIGLDPDPERLPPGLGSGVEAIVAFNRAIIAATRSRAAAYKPNLAFYEVWGAAGWQALQATLAAIPAEIPVILDAKRGDIGNTARMYARALFEELGGDAVTVSPYMGPDSLQPFVAYADRLTFVLTATSNPGAAFLQDRQDAAGVPLYLRVAELARELDGQPGAVGLVVGATRPEVVPAIRARVPGQWLLVPGIGAQGGDLAALAPILGERVLFNVSREVLYASSGTDFAEAAEAAARRLQDAIFSVRC encoded by the coding sequence ATGGTGAGGCCCTCGACCCTGGAAAAACTCGATGCCCGGCTGGCCCAGGTGCGGGCGGGTCTGTGCATCGGCCTTGACCCCGATCCGGAACGCCTGCCGCCAGGGCTCGGGAGCGGCGTGGAGGCGATCGTGGCCTTCAACCGCGCCATCATCGCCGCGACCCGTTCGCGGGCCGCGGCCTACAAGCCCAACCTGGCCTTTTACGAGGTCTGGGGCGCTGCCGGCTGGCAGGCGTTGCAGGCCACGCTGGCTGCCATTCCGGCTGAAATCCCGGTGATCCTGGATGCCAAGCGCGGCGACATCGGCAACACGGCTCGCATGTACGCCCGGGCCCTGTTCGAGGAGCTGGGCGGCGATGCCGTCACCGTCTCGCCCTACATGGGGCCGGACAGCCTGCAGCCGTTTGTCGCCTATGCCGACCGGCTGACCTTCGTGCTGACGGCCACCTCGAACCCCGGCGCGGCGTTCCTGCAGGATCGCCAGGACGCCGCGGGCGTGCCGCTCTATCTGCGTGTGGCCGAGCTGGCCCGCGAGCTGGATGGTCAGCCGGGCGCGGTCGGGCTGGTGGTCGGTGCCACCCGCCCGGAGGTGGTGCCGGCGATCCGGGCGCGGGTGCCCGGGCAGTGGCTGCTGGTGCCGGGCATTGGCGCTCAGGGCGGAGACCTGGCCGCGCTGGCGCCTATTTTGGGCGAGCGGGTCCTGTTCAATGTGTCCCGCGAGGTGTTGTATGCTTCCTCGGGCACCGACTTTGCCGAAGCGGCCGAGGCCGCTGCCAGGAGGCTGCAAGATGCCATCTTCTCCGTTCGCTGCTGA
- a CDS encoding deoxyribodipyrimidine photo-lyase — protein sequence MQLVWFKRDLRILDHAPLAEAARQGPCLGLFVFEPSVWRQPTMDRAHFDFVLASLIELRTRLEALGGQLVLRLGEMVEVLEQLQATQPITALYSHQETGDAVTFARDRAVAAWAQRTGIPWHEFRQSGVIRRLPSRDGWAERWESFMRSPVIPAPRELKPPSGFELERTDFLRRLGEAAPIAPDDLGVAGASRPLAQDGGMLAAQALVRSFLQSRGRDYRQRMGQPEPAAEACSRLSPHLAWGTISARQAYHAARARLAELESLPRSEENRAWQASLASFEARLAWRCHFMQKLEDEPAIEHHNMCRAYDGLREGHFDEDAFEAWKAGQTGYPLVDACMRAVAATGWLPFRMRAMVTAFAAYDLWLPWQRPAAHLARMFLDYETGIHYAQIQMQSGTTGINALRMYDVTKQARDCDPDGHFIRRWVPELAELPLEHLHAPWELPPLTRLLVGGGPAYPAPIVDRRAAVQRARAGFAAVRARPETAAAAAAVLERHGSRRSGDSRVFQPGNRPKT from the coding sequence GTGCAGCTCGTCTGGTTCAAACGCGACCTGCGCATCCTGGATCACGCGCCGCTGGCGGAGGCCGCCCGACAGGGCCCCTGCCTCGGGCTGTTCGTGTTCGAGCCGTCCGTCTGGCGTCAGCCCACCATGGACCGGGCCCACTTCGACTTCGTCCTCGCCTCACTGATCGAGCTGCGGACCCGCCTGGAAGCGCTGGGCGGGCAGCTGGTGCTACGCCTCGGCGAGATGGTCGAGGTGCTGGAGCAGTTGCAGGCGACCCAGCCGATCACGGCCCTCTACAGCCACCAGGAAACCGGCGATGCCGTGACGTTCGCCCGCGATCGGGCGGTGGCCGCCTGGGCGCAGCGGACGGGCATTCCCTGGCACGAATTTCGACAGAGCGGGGTGATTCGCCGCCTGCCGAGCCGCGACGGCTGGGCCGAACGTTGGGAATCGTTCATGCGCAGCCCGGTCATCCCGGCGCCCCGCGAGCTGAAACCGCCGAGCGGGTTCGAATTGGAGCGAACCGACTTCCTGCGAAGGCTGGGAGAGGCGGCCCCGATCGCGCCTGACGACCTCGGCGTGGCCGGCGCCTCCCGCCCACTCGCTCAGGACGGCGGGATGCTGGCGGCACAGGCGCTGGTGCGCAGCTTCCTGCAGAGCCGAGGGCGAGACTACCGCCAGCGGATGGGCCAACCCGAGCCTGCCGCCGAGGCCTGCAGTCGCTTGTCGCCCCACCTGGCTTGGGGCACGATCTCGGCGCGCCAGGCCTACCACGCCGCCCGGGCCCGCCTGGCGGAACTGGAGTCGCTGCCCCGCAGCGAGGAAAATCGAGCCTGGCAGGCTTCGCTGGCGAGTTTCGAAGCGCGGCTCGCCTGGCGCTGCCACTTCATGCAGAAGCTGGAAGACGAACCGGCGATCGAACACCACAACATGTGCCGGGCCTATGACGGACTGCGGGAAGGTCACTTCGACGAAGATGCCTTCGAAGCCTGGAAAGCGGGGCAAACAGGATATCCCCTGGTGGATGCCTGCATGCGCGCCGTGGCCGCCACCGGCTGGTTGCCCTTCCGGATGCGCGCCATGGTGACGGCCTTCGCCGCCTACGACCTCTGGCTGCCCTGGCAACGGCCTGCGGCGCATCTGGCGCGCATGTTTCTGGACTACGAGACCGGCATCCACTACGCCCAGATCCAGATGCAGTCAGGCACCACCGGCATCAACGCGCTGCGCATGTACGATGTGACCAAGCAGGCGCGCGACTGTGATCCGGACGGCCACTTCATCCGGCGCTGGGTCCCGGAGCTGGCTGAGCTGCCGTTGGAGCACCTGCACGCCCCCTGGGAATTGCCACCGCTGACGCGCCTGCTGGTGGGGGGTGGCCCCGCCTATCCCGCGCCGATCGTGGATCGCCGCGCGGCCGTCCAGCGGGCGCGAGCGGGCTTCGCAGCGGTGAGAGCCCGACCGGAGACTGCGGCGGCGGCGGCGGCTGTGCTCGAACGACACGGCAGCCGCCGCTCCGGGGATTCCCGCGTGTTTCAGCCCGGCAACCGGCCAAAAACCTGA
- the pyrE gene encoding orotate phosphoribosyltransferase, translating into MPSSPFAAELTQRLLQTEALLEGHFALSSGLHSPRYVQCARLLQHPPQAAWAAEALARQMETPCDVVVGPALGGVIIAHELARALQVRALFTERVEGAMMLRRGFTLAPGERVLIVEDVITTGGSAAEAAACVRALGAEVVGYACLVDRGGAGGLDAPCQALLALSVPTFAPADCPACRAGEPVIKPGSRPQASVEPAR; encoded by the coding sequence ATGCCATCTTCTCCGTTCGCTGCTGAACTGACGCAGCGCCTGCTACAGACGGAGGCCCTGCTGGAGGGCCATTTCGCGCTCAGTTCCGGCCTGCACAGCCCCCGCTACGTGCAGTGCGCGCGCCTGCTGCAGCACCCACCGCAGGCCGCCTGGGCCGCCGAGGCGCTGGCCCGTCAGATGGAAACCCCCTGCGACGTGGTGGTCGGACCGGCGCTCGGTGGCGTGATCATCGCCCACGAGTTGGCGCGCGCCCTCCAGGTGCGGGCGCTCTTCACGGAGCGGGTGGAGGGCGCCATGATGCTTCGCCGCGGCTTCACCCTGGCCCCCGGGGAGCGCGTGCTGATCGTGGAGGACGTCATCACCACCGGGGGGTCGGCGGCCGAGGCGGCGGCCTGCGTGCGGGCGCTCGGGGCCGAGGTGGTCGGTTATGCCTGCCTGGTCGATCGCGGTGGAGCGGGGGGCCTGGATGCGCCCTGCCAGGCGCTGCTGGCGCTGTCGGTGCCGACCTTCGCGCCGGCCGATTGCCCGGCCTGTCGGGCCGGGGAGCCGGTCATCAAGCCCGGCAGTCGTCCGCAGGCCAGCGTGGAGCCGGCGCGATGA
- a CDS encoding dihydroorotate dehydrogenase electron transfer subunit: MCPAALSLAPAQGSAQVMRLTFHGPDVFVIWLQAPGLAQAQPGQFVHLRVGDGYLRRPFSIYRVAGDQLALLVRAKGRGTRWLAGLAPGSRLDWLGPLGRPYSAPSGPGRVLLVGGGVGVAPLVHFAETHAAQAGLGLRALFGFRSADQAVNDAPLAAWGVDLTLYTEDGSQGRRGRVVDDLPTILRDFAPQRVLTCGPDGLMRAVAEAAAAAGVPCEVSLERPMGCGIGVCLLCVVPVRGEGEGPFYERVCCEGPVFDAERLAW; encoded by the coding sequence ATGTGCCCCGCCGCCCTGTCCCTGGCTCCCGCCCAAGGCTCGGCGCAGGTCATGCGCCTGACCTTTCACGGCCCGGACGTGTTCGTGATCTGGCTGCAGGCACCGGGCCTGGCGCAGGCACAACCCGGTCAGTTCGTGCATCTGCGGGTCGGCGACGGCTACCTGCGGCGTCCGTTCAGCATTTACCGGGTCGCGGGTGACCAGCTGGCCCTGCTGGTGCGCGCCAAAGGGCGGGGCACGCGCTGGCTGGCGGGTCTGGCGCCGGGGAGTCGCCTGGATTGGCTGGGTCCGCTCGGCCGGCCGTATTCGGCACCATCGGGGCCAGGGCGCGTGCTGCTGGTGGGCGGTGGCGTCGGGGTGGCGCCGCTGGTGCATTTTGCTGAAACACACGCGGCGCAGGCCGGGCTCGGCCTGCGGGCCCTGTTCGGCTTCCGCAGCGCCGACCAGGCGGTGAACGACGCGCCGCTGGCCGCCTGGGGGGTCGACCTGACGCTTTACACCGAGGACGGCAGCCAGGGCCGGCGGGGGCGCGTGGTGGATGATCTGCCGACGATCCTGCGCGATTTTGCGCCGCAGCGGGTGCTGACGTGCGGCCCGGATGGCCTGATGCGGGCAGTGGCCGAGGCGGCGGCCGCGGCCGGCGTGCCCTGTGAGGTGTCGCTGGAGCGCCCCATGGGCTGCGGTATAGGCGTCTGTCTGCTGTGTGTCGTGCCGGTGCGAGGCGAGGGGGAGGGGCCTTTCTACGAGCGGGTTTGCTGCGAGGGACCGGTCTTCGACGCGGAGCGGCTGGCATGGTGA
- a CDS encoding protein-arginine deiminase family protein — protein MFGRISELKRISTLVACFGLLLGGCAGRAGFAGSVLPVGAFAALRSEGPLVLCGDTNRDGQIDEADLSGRHAWNWSQGGAFVIANLDDDDRDGRPDAADLQVNGRGDENDLARVALRCLPPPGKQGLRVTVSLADVPVDGPSIRLFAREANGWRPLDPRESLPAGNFELGLESTRFAARNWNGEATLRAELQSETGQVLASDRVRLRVAPFLLLPNTARTQALYVSTGHPRYENAAFREGLAKVCGATNVRLVTHTTSSWKEMWMQDTMEVGYTQLPGQAPQHVVLGGLRGADSFGPSLLGPDTGYLQVGSYRGIRDGIDDWADWMGNLEVSPPVPGYPFGRVFYGKNTDTGTTLHPEVVAFLEAQQLQAPFWLDTGFLTIKHVDEIANFLPGPDGRPRLLLADTRRAEQLLPGESWPSNASNQSRLDKVLRGGSYPDGTRARGLLTELNLSEDQVVRLPVSYEGGHNVWSNPVNSIYLNGVAVTGAHRVPERIAEDIAASLKQAGARSVQFVDDHRYQDNYGNVHCATNTHRAPLVKDFATWLPRWQANRGLAGGPVPPGTAQPRQRPEQ, from the coding sequence GTGTTCGGCCGGATCTCCGAATTGAAGCGGATTTCCACCCTGGTGGCCTGTTTCGGGCTGCTCCTCGGCGGGTGCGCCGGGCGAGCGGGTTTCGCGGGGTCCGTCCTGCCCGTGGGCGCGTTTGCGGCCCTCCGCAGCGAGGGGCCGCTGGTACTCTGTGGCGACACCAACCGGGATGGCCAGATCGACGAGGCGGACCTGTCGGGACGTCACGCCTGGAACTGGTCCCAGGGAGGCGCCTTCGTGATCGCCAACCTGGATGACGACGACCGCGACGGTCGCCCCGACGCGGCAGACCTGCAGGTCAATGGCCGGGGGGACGAGAACGACCTGGCAAGGGTGGCCTTGCGCTGCCTCCCCCCCCCGGGCAAGCAGGGACTTCGGGTGACGGTGAGCCTGGCGGACGTCCCAGTCGACGGCCCCAGCATCCGTTTGTTTGCCCGCGAAGCCAACGGGTGGCGACCGCTGGACCCCCGCGAATCGCTGCCGGCCGGCAACTTCGAACTGGGGCTGGAAAGCACGCGTTTTGCCGCCCGCAACTGGAACGGTGAAGCGACGCTGCGCGCCGAATTGCAAAGCGAGACGGGGCAGGTGTTGGCCAGCGATCGCGTGCGCCTGCGCGTGGCGCCATTCCTGCTCTTGCCCAACACCGCCCGAACGCAAGCCCTGTACGTGTCGACCGGCCACCCTCGCTATGAGAACGCGGCCTTCCGGGAGGGATTGGCCAAGGTTTGCGGGGCCACGAACGTCCGCCTGGTCACCCACACCACCTCTTCCTGGAAGGAGATGTGGATGCAGGACACCATGGAGGTCGGCTACACCCAACTGCCAGGGCAGGCGCCGCAGCACGTCGTGCTGGGTGGCCTGCGCGGAGCCGACTCCTTCGGGCCCAGTCTGCTGGGGCCGGACACGGGCTACCTCCAGGTAGGCAGCTACCGGGGCATCCGTGACGGCATCGACGACTGGGCGGACTGGATGGGCAACCTGGAGGTGTCACCACCGGTGCCGGGCTACCCGTTTGGACGCGTCTTCTATGGCAAGAACACGGATACTGGAACCACCTTGCATCCAGAGGTCGTGGCATTTCTGGAAGCCCAGCAACTGCAAGCCCCCTTCTGGCTGGATACGGGCTTCCTGACCATCAAACACGTGGATGAGATCGCCAACTTCCTGCCCGGACCGGACGGCCGCCCGCGTTTGCTGCTCGCGGACACGCGACGCGCCGAGCAATTGCTGCCAGGCGAATCTTGGCCCTCGAATGCGTCGAACCAATCGCGCCTGGACAAGGTGCTGCGGGGAGGTAGCTATCCGGATGGAACGCGTGCGCGCGGGTTACTGACTGAATTGAACCTGTCGGAAGACCAGGTGGTGCGCCTGCCCGTCAGTTACGAGGGAGGCCACAACGTCTGGTCGAACCCCGTCAATTCCATTTACCTGAACGGCGTGGCGGTGACCGGCGCCCATCGTGTGCCGGAGCGAATCGCCGAGGACATCGCCGCCTCGCTCAAGCAGGCCGGAGCTCGCAGCGTGCAGTTCGTGGACGACCATCGATACCAGGACAACTACGGCAACGTCCACTGTGCCACCAACACCCACCGCGCCCCGCTGGTGAAGGACTTCGCCACCTGGCTGCCGCGCTGGCAGGCCAACCGGGGTCTTGCGGGCGGGCCCGTTCCCCCAGGCACGGCTCAACCACGCCAGCGACCAGAGCAATAA
- a CDS encoding S8 family serine peptidase, protein MSLVRTKQRSLLASLVATVMLAGAGCAHAPGVAVPPHSSALAARSQDGTFLVRLKAGQSPQAWARRHGVRHLAALGLNMHRMGGGELASLARDAQVAWLEPESSLRLPPSSGRHVTSPQAPLTSRADGPDDPLLPAQYAWRLLGADRTWRAQPGRPEVLVAVIDSGIDVSHPDLMGQAFEGWDLTGKVAGPGGLVDGYGHGTHVAGVIGARVNNGVGIAGLAPGCKLLPVRIFNNFGHSTSGASAAAIVWAVDHGAKVINASWGSPMQSQAMTDALAYAADKDVIVVAAAGNSGNNEPKYPGAEPLAVGVAASNDIDGWASFSTFGDWVDLAAPGEGVLSTYPLALGNGYRIMRGTSMAAPHVTAAAALLRSQHPSWSREQVIERLYVTAKDIVQTGMDPYAGRGRVDLLGALGLSR, encoded by the coding sequence ATGTCGCTCGTTCGGACCAAACAGCGTTCCCTGCTGGCTTCGCTTGTCGCAACCGTGATGCTGGCGGGGGCGGGCTGTGCACACGCGCCGGGAGTGGCTGTTCCGCCGCATTCCTCGGCGCTGGCCGCCCGCTCGCAAGATGGGACCTTCCTGGTTCGCTTGAAGGCCGGGCAGTCGCCGCAGGCGTGGGCCCGCCGGCACGGCGTTCGCCACCTGGCTGCTCTGGGCTTGAACATGCATCGCATGGGCGGGGGGGAGCTGGCCTCGCTGGCCCGTGACGCGCAGGTCGCCTGGCTGGAACCTGAGTCCTCCTTGCGCTTGCCTCCCTCGTCCGGGCGTCACGTGACGTCGCCCCAGGCGCCTTTGACCAGCCGGGCGGATGGACCCGATGACCCTCTGCTGCCGGCCCAGTACGCCTGGCGCTTGCTCGGGGCGGACCGCACCTGGCGGGCCCAGCCCGGTCGGCCCGAGGTGCTGGTGGCGGTGATCGATTCCGGCATCGATGTCAGCCATCCCGACCTGATGGGGCAGGCGTTCGAGGGCTGGGACCTGACGGGCAAGGTGGCGGGTCCGGGCGGCCTGGTGGACGGCTACGGCCATGGCACCCACGTCGCGGGGGTGATCGGGGCCAGGGTGAACAACGGCGTCGGAATCGCTGGCCTGGCGCCAGGCTGTAAGCTCCTTCCGGTCCGGATCTTCAACAACTTCGGTCACTCCACTTCAGGGGCCAGTGCCGCGGCGATCGTCTGGGCGGTGGACCACGGGGCCAAGGTCATCAACGCCAGCTGGGGCAGTCCGATGCAAAGCCAGGCCATGACCGACGCGCTGGCCTACGCGGCCGACAAGGATGTGATCGTGGTGGCGGCGGCCGGCAACTCCGGCAACAACGAGCCCAAGTATCCAGGCGCCGAGCCCCTCGCGGTCGGCGTGGCCGCCAGCAACGACATCGACGGTTGGGCCAGTTTTTCAACCTTCGGGGACTGGGTCGATCTGGCTGCTCCCGGAGAAGGGGTTCTTTCAACCTACCCGCTGGCGCTCGGCAACGGGTATCGGATCATGCGGGGCACTTCGATGGCAGCCCCCCACGTCACCGCCGCGGCGGCCCTGTTGCGCAGCCAGCATCCCAGCTGGTCGCGTGAGCAGGTGATCGAACGGCTGTATGTCACGGCCAAAGACATCGTTCAGACCGGGATGGATCCCTATGCCGGTCGCGGTCGCGTCGATCTGCTCGGCGCGCTTGGCCTGAGCCGCTAG